From Deltaproteobacteria bacterium:
ATTACCCTGAAGATCCTCAACACGTTCATTCGCAATGCGAAGACCATGAATCGACGCAGCCAAGTCACCGGCCACCGCTGCTGCCGAAGGATCCTCTGATGCCAGTTGCGCGGCTCGGGCCGTACTGCTTACATCGATAAGCGGCACACCTGGCAGGTTTCTCTCCAGCCAACCGCGGCATTGCGCCAAGGCTTGCGGGTGCGAATAGACCTTCGTGATGCCGTGGGACTCACCGGTTACCGTCAAGATATGGTGGCTAACGGGTAGCAGAATCTCTGCACAGATAGTTAAACTGCTGCCCATGAAAGCATCGAGAGTATGGTTCACCACTCCTTCTGTAGAGTTTTCAATCGGAACAACGCCATAACCACAGCGCTCACGTTCAACATCACTGAAAACGTCCGGAATTGCCTGCTTCGGCATCAGTTGCGCACTGAGGCCAAAATGCCTCTTCGTCGCAGCATGGCTAAAAGTTCCTTCGGGTCCTAAAAAGGCAACTTTAAGCGGACTCTCAAGAGCTAAGCAGGCGCTGATAATCTCTTTGTAGATGAGCTTTAAGCCAGCCGGCGGCAATGGCCCTGGATTGCTGTCAAGAAG
This genomic window contains:
- the pheA gene encoding prephenate dehydratase, whose protein sequence is MAKNNDGGNQEADPLAGLRGLIDSVDNDVIELLNKRAQLAREIGDIKIQRSQKMYVPERERALLSRLLDSNPGPLPPAGLKLIYKEIISACLALESPLKVAFLGPEGTFSHAATKRHFGLSAQLMPKQAIPDVFSDVERERCGYGVVPIENSTEGVVNHTLDAFMGSSLTICAEILLPVSHHILTVTGESHGITKVYSHPQALAQCRGWLERNLPGVPLIDVSSTARAAQLASEDPSAAAVAGDLAASIHGLRIANERVEDLQGNMTRFLVIGPEMAPPSEDDRTSIMFSLKDKPGVLFDALAPFAKVGINLSRIESRPSRQRAWEYTFFIDLVGHRADSRVQEAIGELEKICIFMKVLGSYPRGALEERVVRPTD